A portion of the uncultured Draconibacterium sp. genome contains these proteins:
- the leuC gene encoding 3-isopropylmalate dehydratase large subunit: MTAKTLFDKIWDAHVVKQVEGGPNVLYIDRHFIHEVTSPVAFLGLKNRGLKVYRPDQTTATPDHNVPTINQHMSIKDELSRNQVDMLKKNCDENGIVYHGLGTEGHGVVHIIGPEMGLTQPGMTIVCGDSHTSTHGAFGAIAFGIGTSEVEMVLASQCIMQPKPKKMRITVNGTLDKGVTAKDIALYIISKISTSGGTGHFIEYAGSAITSLSMEGRMTLCNLSIESGARGGMIAPDETTFNYVKGRQFAPKGEDWDKAMEKWAELKSDEDAVFDTEYTFDAADIEPMITYGTNPGMGIGVSQTIPTSEGLSGTDKTTYQKSLQYMGYNEGDAMKGKPVDFVFLGSCTNGRIEDFREFAAFVKGKKKADNVTAWLVPGSKQVQNQIEAEGLVPILEEAGFELRQPGCSACLAMNDDKIPMGKYSVSTSNRNFEGRQGPGARTLLASPLTAAAAAVNGVISDPREMM, encoded by the coding sequence ATGACAGCAAAAACATTATTTGATAAGATTTGGGATGCACACGTGGTGAAACAGGTCGAAGGTGGCCCAAATGTATTGTATATCGACCGTCACTTTATTCACGAAGTAACGAGTCCGGTTGCCTTTTTGGGATTGAAAAACCGCGGATTGAAAGTATATCGTCCGGATCAAACCACAGCAACTCCCGACCATAACGTTCCTACTATCAACCAGCACATGTCTATTAAAGACGAGCTTTCGCGCAACCAGGTTGACATGTTAAAAAAGAACTGTGATGAGAACGGAATCGTTTATCACGGTTTAGGAACTGAAGGACACGGCGTGGTGCACATTATTGGTCCTGAAATGGGATTAACCCAGCCGGGAATGACCATCGTTTGTGGCGACAGCCACACTTCTACCCACGGAGCTTTTGGAGCCATTGCTTTTGGTATTGGAACCAGCGAGGTGGAAATGGTTTTGGCCAGCCAGTGTATTATGCAGCCTAAACCAAAGAAAATGCGCATCACCGTTAACGGAACTCTGGATAAAGGGGTAACTGCAAAAGATATCGCATTGTACATCATATCTAAAATTTCTACCAGTGGTGGTACCGGTCACTTTATCGAATATGCAGGATCGGCAATTACCAGTCTGTCGATGGAAGGTCGTATGACACTTTGTAACCTGAGTATTGAAAGTGGTGCACGTGGTGGTATGATCGCTCCGGATGAAACAACTTTCAACTACGTAAAAGGTCGTCAGTTTGCACCAAAAGGTGAAGATTGGGACAAAGCCATGGAAAAATGGGCTGAGTTAAAATCAGACGAAGATGCCGTTTTCGATACGGAATATACTTTTGATGCTGCTGATATTGAGCCGATGATAACATACGGAACAAACCCGGGAATGGGAATCGGTGTTTCGCAGACAATTCCAACTTCTGAAGGTTTGTCGGGAACGGATAAAACAACGTACCAAAAATCGTTGCAATACATGGGATACAACGAAGGTGATGCCATGAAAGGCAAGCCGGTTGATTTTGTTTTCCTTGGCAGTTGTACCAACGGTCGTATCGAGGACTTCCGCGAATTTGCAGCTTTTGTAAAAGGCAAGAAAAAAGCCGACAACGTTACCGCATGGTTGGTGCCCGGATCAAAACAGGTACAAAACCAAATTGAAGCAGAAGGACTTGTGCCGATTTTGGAAGAAGCAGGTTTTGAGTTGCGTCAACCGGGATGTTCGGCATGTTTGGCAATGAACGACGATAAAATTCCAATGGGTAAATATTCTGTTTCAACGTCGAACAGGAACTTTGAAGGCCGCCAGGGACCGGGTGCACGCACATTGCTTGCCAGCCCGCTAACTGCAGCAGCAGCAGCGGTAAATGGAGTAATTAGCGATCCGAGAGAAATGATGTAG
- the leuD gene encoding 3-isopropylmalate dehydratase small subunit encodes MAYDKFSVINTSAVPLPFENVDTDQIIPARFLKAVERKGFGDNLFRDWRYENDGSPKADFPLNNEKYTGKILVGGKNFGSGSSREHAAWAIYDYGFRVVVSSFFADIFKGNALNNGLLPVVVSPEFLEKIFAQIEKDADSTFEVDLPNQKFTITATGESSEFEINPYKKHCLQNGLDDIDYLVEMKEQIAEFEQA; translated from the coding sequence ATGGCATACGATAAATTTTCAGTAATAAATACTTCGGCAGTACCTCTGCCATTCGAAAATGTAGATACCGACCAGATCATTCCTGCACGTTTCCTGAAAGCAGTGGAACGTAAAGGATTTGGCGACAACCTTTTCCGCGACTGGCGGTACGAAAACGATGGAAGTCCGAAAGCTGATTTCCCATTGAACAACGAAAAATACACTGGTAAAATCCTTGTTGGAGGTAAAAACTTTGGTAGCGGATCGAGCCGCGAGCACGCCGCATGGGCCATCTACGATTATGGTTTCCGTGTAGTGGTATCAAGCTTTTTTGCCGACATTTTTAAAGGAAATGCTTTGAACAACGGACTGTTGCCGGTTGTTGTTTCACCAGAGTTCCTTGAGAAAATCTTTGCTCAGATTGAAAAAGATGCGGATTCAACTTTCGAAGTCGATCTTCCAAATCAGAAATTCACTATAACAGCTACAGGTGAATCGTCTGAATTCGAAATCAATCCGTACAAAAAACACTGTTTGCAAAACGGACTAGACGATATCGACTACCTGGTTGAAATGAAGGAGCAGATTGCAGAATTTGAACAAGCTTAA
- a CDS encoding peptidylprolyl isomerase, whose product MTRIFVTMMLMLAVLTGANAQDKVIDQIVAVVGGNIILKSDIENMNINQQAQGITSDGDMKCEILEDFLINKLLVAEAELDTLISVTPSQVNQQMDGQLQMYLQHFGTESAVEAYFNKPIASIKADMQEAIREQLLSQQMRSKIVENVTVTPSEVRYNYRNLSNDEIPTIPTQYEYAQITVQPQVDLEEENRVKAKLREIKKRIENGSSFAAMAVIYSEGPSAKDGGLINYSGRAQLDPAYASAAFNLKGDKVSNVVKSAFGYHIIQLVDKQGNKIQTRHILMKPKISVEAKEEAYNRLDSLANLIRKDEIAFDQAAQMFSYDKNTRNNGGIAINQNTMSSKFAVEELDADVSKIVTKMNLNEISDPFETIDMENQQEVYKIIKLVKKTDAHKANLQDDYQTLSEMYLAKKKEQVLEEWIAERQSQTYIRIDRTYANCNFNFDNWIK is encoded by the coding sequence ATGACTAGAATTTTTGTAACAATGATGCTAATGCTAGCGGTACTTACCGGAGCCAATGCACAAGATAAAGTTATCGACCAAATTGTAGCCGTAGTTGGTGGTAACATTATTTTGAAATCGGACATTGAAAACATGAACATTAACCAGCAGGCACAGGGAATTACCTCCGATGGTGATATGAAGTGCGAAATACTGGAAGATTTTCTGATTAATAAACTATTGGTTGCCGAAGCTGAACTGGACACCTTAATTTCGGTTACGCCCAGCCAGGTAAACCAGCAAATGGATGGTCAGCTGCAAATGTACCTGCAACACTTTGGTACCGAAAGTGCTGTTGAAGCCTATTTCAACAAGCCAATTGCCAGTATTAAAGCCGACATGCAGGAAGCCATTCGCGAACAATTATTGAGCCAGCAAATGCGCTCGAAGATTGTGGAAAATGTAACCGTTACACCATCAGAAGTACGTTACAACTACCGCAACCTTAGCAATGATGAAATTCCAACAATCCCAACTCAATACGAATATGCGCAAATTACAGTTCAGCCGCAGGTCGACCTTGAGGAAGAAAACCGTGTAAAAGCCAAATTACGCGAAATTAAAAAACGTATTGAGAATGGTTCGAGCTTTGCAGCCATGGCCGTTATTTACTCCGAAGGACCATCGGCAAAAGATGGTGGGCTTATTAACTACTCAGGACGTGCACAATTAGATCCTGCTTATGCCTCGGCTGCTTTTAACCTAAAAGGCGACAAAGTATCAAACGTGGTAAAAAGCGCTTTCGGCTACCACATTATTCAACTGGTAGATAAACAAGGTAATAAAATTCAAACCCGCCATATTTTAATGAAACCCAAAATCTCGGTTGAAGCAAAAGAAGAAGCCTACAACCGACTGGACAGTCTTGCGAACCTTATTCGCAAAGACGAAATTGCTTTCGACCAGGCAGCACAAATGTTCTCGTACGATAAAAACACACGTAACAACGGCGGTATTGCCATTAATCAAAATACTATGTCGTCGAAATTTGCGGTTGAAGAACTTGATGCTGACGTAAGTAAAATCGTAACTAAAATGAATTTAAACGAGATTTCAGATCCGTTTGAAACCATTGATATGGAAAACCAGCAGGAAGTATATAAAATTATTAAACTGGTTAAAAAAACAGATGCCCACAAGGCCAACCTGCAAGACGATTACCAAACACTTTCCGAAATGTACCTGGCAAAAAAGAAAGAGCAGGTTTTGGAAGAATGGATTGCAGAACGCCAGTCGCAAACATACATTCGTATCGACCGAACTTACGCCAATTGTAACTTTAATTTCGATAACTGGATAAAATAA
- a CDS encoding AAA family ATPase → MNFKNDVEALDALQAKFNDLKKEITTVIYGQDEIIEQVLISLFSRGHVLLIGVPGLAKTLLVTTIAKILGLNYNRIQFTPDLMPSDIIGTEILDNERNFKFIRGPLFANIILADEINRTPPKTQSALLEAMQEQSVTAAGQHFELDKPFFVLATQNPIEQEGTYPLPEAQLDRFMFSVWLDYPKLEDEITIVKNTTTIQNTELKPVISGKEILYYQDLIRKIPVNDNVLRYAVTLAAKTRPESENAAEISNQYLKWGAGPRASQYLVLGAKTHAALRGKYSPDIEDVKAVAPSILRHRIIKNYKAEAENISIDEIIDKLL, encoded by the coding sequence ATGAATTTTAAAAACGACGTTGAAGCCTTGGATGCACTTCAGGCCAAATTTAATGACCTGAAGAAAGAAATTACAACTGTAATTTATGGACAGGATGAAATTATAGAGCAAGTACTGATCTCGCTTTTTAGCCGTGGCCATGTTTTGCTGATCGGTGTACCCGGTTTGGCAAAAACTTTGCTGGTTACCACAATTGCAAAAATACTGGGGCTAAACTACAATCGTATACAGTTTACGCCCGATTTGATGCCATCAGACATTATCGGTACCGAAATTCTTGACAACGAACGTAATTTTAAATTCATTCGCGGGCCATTGTTTGCCAACATTATTCTGGCCGACGAGATTAACCGTACGCCGCCAAAAACGCAATCGGCCCTGTTGGAAGCCATGCAGGAACAATCGGTAACTGCTGCCGGGCAGCATTTCGAACTCGATAAACCATTTTTTGTTCTGGCAACGCAAAACCCAATCGAGCAGGAAGGAACCTATCCCCTGCCCGAAGCGCAGCTCGACCGTTTTATGTTTTCGGTGTGGCTCGACTACCCAAAACTGGAAGACGAAATTACCATTGTAAAAAATACAACTACCATACAAAACACCGAGTTAAAACCTGTTATTTCCGGAAAAGAAATTCTGTACTACCAGGATCTGATTCGTAAAATTCCGGTAAACGACAATGTGTTGCGTTATGCAGTTACATTGGCGGCAAAAACCCGCCCTGAAAGTGAAAATGCAGCAGAGATAAGTAACCAGTACCTGAAATGGGGTGCCGGCCCTCGTGCATCGCAGTACCTGGTGCTGGGAGCGAAAACACATGCTGCTTTGCGTGGAAAATATTCGCCCGACATTGAGGATGTAAAAGCCGTTGCTCCATCCATTCTGAGGCACCGAATTATTAAAAACTACAAAGCCGAAGCTGAAAATATTTCAATCGACGAAATCATCGACAAATTGCTTTAA
- a CDS encoding OstA-like protein, giving the protein MSFYRFYSSATWRKFTPTIFFLLLLFVSAKGFAQEKKRVEILQAGDLVQSENLANVQRLINDVIIRHEDILMYCDSAYTYEGTNRVDAFGNVHINQGDTLHLYARKVFYDGDRSFAQAINDVKLVNTDVTLYTDTLDYDMNLNVGYYDCFGKIVDSTNTLTSKVGKYYLDNNEAHFTDSVVGYSDKYTIDSEDLRYNTKTEVINFKGPTTIRDSVNTLYAEDGWYNTQSGEADLNLHPMVYNDTQSIKAKQISYNKEDGDGYAEGNVHIEDYENRTIIQGNKVVYNDEKETAIATDSAVFISYNETDSLFLHADTLKSIPDTIDGENLVMAYYGVRFFRNDVQGVCDSLMYFTKDSLVQLHRNPVIWSEQHQLSADYIEMVQHSNAPNEMHLTKNSFIISKQDSGRFDQIKGKDMLGYIINGKLNHIDVDGNGQTLYYARDEEAVIGLNRAESSNISIRFKEGKIHTIAFQKQPEGQLKPILKLEESEKTLPGFEWKIKLRPLSKNDIFWQPEKKEATTNEDVVSEQ; this is encoded by the coding sequence ATGTCTTTTTACCGTTTTTATAGCAGCGCCACTTGGCGCAAATTTACTCCTACAATTTTCTTTCTGCTTCTTTTGTTTGTTTCAGCAAAAGGGTTTGCACAGGAAAAGAAACGTGTGGAAATTTTGCAGGCAGGAGACCTGGTTCAATCAGAAAATCTGGCCAATGTCCAGCGCCTGATAAACGACGTTATCATCCGTCATGAAGATATATTAATGTACTGCGACAGTGCATACACCTACGAAGGGACCAACCGGGTAGATGCTTTTGGCAACGTACACATTAACCAGGGCGACACGCTGCACCTTTATGCACGAAAAGTTTTTTACGATGGCGACCGCAGTTTTGCACAGGCCATTAACGATGTGAAACTGGTAAATACCGATGTAACACTATACACCGACACGCTGGATTACGACATGAACCTAAATGTTGGCTATTACGATTGTTTTGGTAAGATTGTTGACAGCACCAACACCCTTACCAGTAAAGTTGGAAAGTATTACCTCGACAACAATGAGGCGCATTTTACCGACAGCGTGGTTGGATACTCCGACAAGTACACCATCGATAGCGAAGATTTACGTTACAATACAAAAACTGAAGTTATCAATTTTAAGGGGCCAACTACTATCCGCGACTCGGTAAATACACTTTACGCTGAAGATGGTTGGTATAATACTCAAAGTGGCGAAGCGGATTTAAACCTGCATCCAATGGTGTATAACGACACCCAATCGATAAAAGCAAAACAAATAAGCTACAACAAAGAGGATGGAGATGGTTATGCTGAAGGAAACGTGCATATTGAAGACTACGAAAACCGAACCATAATCCAAGGGAATAAGGTAGTTTACAACGATGAAAAAGAAACGGCTATTGCCACCGATTCAGCTGTATTTATTTCCTATAACGAAACCGACAGCCTCTTTTTGCATGCCGATACTTTAAAAAGTATTCCCGACACCATTGATGGCGAAAACCTGGTAATGGCCTATTATGGAGTGCGCTTTTTCAGAAACGATGTACAGGGCGTGTGCGACTCGCTGATGTATTTTACCAAAGACTCGTTGGTACAATTACACCGTAATCCGGTAATCTGGAGCGAACAACATCAACTTAGTGCCGACTATATAGAAATGGTGCAGCATTCTAACGCTCCAAACGAAATGCACCTCACAAAAAATAGTTTCATTATTTCGAAACAAGACTCAGGCCGTTTCGACCAGATTAAAGGAAAAGATATGCTGGGCTATATCATTAATGGCAAACTCAACCACATTGATGTGGATGGAAACGGACAAACCCTGTATTACGCCCGCGATGAAGAAGCCGTTATTGGCTTGAACAGAGCTGAAAGCAGTAATATTTCAATACGTTTTAAGGAGGGAAAAATACATACTATTGCGTTCCAGAAACAACCCGAAGGACAGCTAAAACCAATTCTTAAACTGGAAGAAAGTGAAAAGACACTCCCCGGTTTCGAATGGAAAATAAAACTTCGTCCACTCTCTAAAAATGACATTTTCTGGCAACCCGAGAAGAAAGAAGCTACTACTAACGAAGATGTGGTCTCGGAACAGTAG
- a CDS encoding peptidylprolyl isomerase, whose protein sequence is MNRIFFSLVLFVVVIFQAAAQPEQVLLQVADHKISKDEFEHIYRKNNSNLYSDADRKSPKEYLELFINFKLKVAEAESLKMDTSAAFINELAGYRKEIAAPYLTDIEFNENQVKELYRRMKLEVDASHILLRVDENASAKQEQQVLDKITDIRNEIIAGKPFDEAAVEYSEDPSAQSNKGHLGYFSAFTMVAPFEDAAFNTPVDAISEPVRTNFGYHLIQVHDTRPNKGEIQVAHIMKNVAKTASPEEKAQAKAAIDSIYQLLLDGADFAEMAKNESQDRRSAVRGGEMPWFAAGRIVQEFSDPAFALKNDGDISKPVETPFGYHIIKRLHARQVPPFEEARASIESQIKKDATRLASGKKVFIEKLKKEYGFSENASAKQQLADFNISDTPELPEMTLFSLNNKDFGSKALQKYTRDKKIQNGSYLSVYDNWVADEITKLEDSKLEEKYPEFRYLMNEYHDGILLFNISQEKIWNFAAQDTAGLERFYEKDKDKHMWGDRFKGHIITCKNVSVREEAENLFGAGMNADEVLTHINGNDKDLISIETGAWEEAQNPIVDYYVWNGKDPEDFDSATTFVRGDKIEPQPKTLDEARGLFISDYQDYLEQEWIKELRRKYKVKVNKKLLKTIEGV, encoded by the coding sequence ATGAACAGGATTTTCTTTTCGTTAGTTCTTTTTGTTGTTGTTATTTTTCAGGCGGCGGCTCAACCTGAACAAGTGTTGTTACAGGTTGCCGATCATAAGATCAGTAAAGATGAATTTGAACACATTTACCGCAAAAATAACAGCAACCTGTATTCTGATGCCGACAGAAAATCGCCCAAAGAGTACCTCGAACTGTTCATCAATTTTAAGCTAAAAGTTGCCGAAGCCGAAAGCCTGAAAATGGATACCAGTGCAGCTTTTATTAATGAACTGGCAGGCTACAGGAAAGAAATTGCAGCTCCCTACCTCACCGATATTGAGTTTAACGAAAACCAGGTAAAGGAGCTTTACCGGCGCATGAAACTGGAAGTTGATGCCAGTCATATATTACTGCGTGTTGATGAAAATGCATCGGCCAAACAAGAGCAGCAAGTGCTGGACAAAATTACAGATATTCGAAACGAAATAATTGCAGGAAAACCTTTTGACGAAGCTGCAGTTGAATACTCGGAAGATCCGTCGGCACAAAGCAACAAAGGACATTTGGGCTATTTTTCAGCATTCACAATGGTTGCTCCTTTTGAGGACGCCGCTTTTAACACACCCGTTGATGCAATTTCGGAGCCGGTGCGAACCAACTTTGGTTACCACCTGATACAAGTGCATGACACGCGCCCCAACAAAGGTGAAATTCAGGTGGCACACATCATGAAAAATGTTGCTAAAACGGCAAGTCCGGAAGAAAAAGCACAAGCCAAAGCTGCCATCGATTCGATATACCAATTGCTGCTTGATGGTGCCGACTTTGCCGAGATGGCAAAAAACGAATCGCAAGACCGACGTTCTGCCGTTCGTGGAGGAGAAATGCCTTGGTTTGCTGCAGGCCGGATTGTTCAGGAATTTTCAGACCCGGCATTTGCCCTAAAAAACGATGGCGACATTTCAAAACCTGTTGAGACGCCTTTTGGATATCACATCATTAAACGATTACATGCACGTCAGGTTCCGCCGTTTGAAGAAGCTCGTGCATCAATTGAAAGCCAGATTAAAAAAGATGCCACGCGCTTAGCATCAGGGAAAAAAGTGTTTATCGAGAAACTAAAAAAAGAATACGGTTTCAGCGAAAATGCAAGTGCCAAACAACAACTGGCTGATTTTAATATTTCAGACACTCCAGAATTGCCCGAAATGACTTTGTTCAGCCTAAACAACAAGGACTTTGGCAGCAAAGCATTGCAGAAATATACCAGAGACAAAAAGATACAAAACGGGTCGTACCTTTCAGTTTATGACAATTGGGTAGCTGATGAGATCACAAAGCTGGAAGACTCGAAACTGGAAGAGAAATACCCGGAGTTCCGCTACCTGATGAACGAATACCACGATGGAATTCTGCTGTTTAATATTTCGCAGGAAAAAATCTGGAATTTTGCAGCACAAGACACAGCCGGACTTGAAAGATTTTACGAAAAAGATAAGGATAAACATATGTGGGGTGATCGCTTCAAAGGACACATAATTACCTGTAAAAACGTTTCGGTTCGCGAAGAAGCTGAAAACCTTTTTGGCGCGGGAATGAATGCCGATGAAGTGTTGACACACATAAACGGTAACGATAAAGATTTAATTTCGATTGAGACCGGAGCGTGGGAAGAAGCACAAAATCCGATTGTAGATTATTACGTTTGGAATGGCAAAGACCCGGAAGATTTTGATAGTGCCACCACTTTCGTTCGTGGCGATAAAATTGAACCGCAACCGAAAACACTGGATGAAGCTCGTGGCCTGTTTATTTCCGATTACCAGGATTATTTGGAGCAAGAGTGGATAAAAGAATTACGCCGCAAGTACAAAGTTAAGGTTAACAAAAAATTGTTAAAAACTATTGAGGGTGTATAA
- a CDS encoding alpha-isopropylmalate synthase regulatory domain-containing protein, with product MTGKAVEISGKRLTIMDTTLRDGEQTSGVSFSDGEKLSVAKVLLEDVKVDRIEIASARVSEGEFKGTQKVMQWAAQKGHLDKVEVLGFVDGRISLEWIAKAGGKVINLLCKGSYKHVTEQLRKTPEQHIDDIKKVINYAHEMGIKVNIYLEDWSNGMRSSKDYVHFMISSLKDEKVERFMLPDTLGILDPDETYDFCHEMIKNFPDVEFDFHAHNDYDLAIANVFHAMKAGIRCVHTTVNGLGERAGNAPLSSVIATIKDHLKMKTGVNEAQLNKVSKLVESFSGIRIPTNKPLIGEFVFTQCSGIHADGDSKNNLYFNDLLPERFGRTRQYALGKTSGKANIKKNLKDLGIELDKDSLKKVTDKVIELADHKETITSDELPYIVADVLENDLFEQHVKVVNYSISYTMGLRPMANVSLEIDGKIYEEYSDGDGQYDAFVKALRKIYERLDKVFPKLIDYVVTIPPGGNTNALVETVITWRNDHEFKTKGLHPDQNAAAILATTRMLNVIENEFNTTKLEELKNEK from the coding sequence ATGACAGGCAAAGCAGTAGAAATTTCAGGCAAACGCCTTACCATAATGGACACTACCCTGCGCGATGGTGAACAAACTTCAGGGGTTTCGTTCAGCGACGGGGAAAAACTAAGTGTGGCCAAGGTTTTGCTTGAGGATGTGAAAGTGGACCGCATTGAAATTGCCTCGGCAAGGGTATCAGAAGGAGAATTCAAAGGTACTCAGAAAGTAATGCAATGGGCGGCTCAGAAAGGTCACCTCGACAAAGTTGAGGTACTTGGGTTTGTTGATGGAAGAATTTCGCTGGAATGGATTGCCAAAGCCGGAGGAAAAGTGATTAATCTTTTGTGCAAAGGATCGTATAAACACGTAACCGAGCAATTGCGTAAAACGCCGGAACAACACATCGACGATATCAAGAAAGTGATAAACTATGCCCATGAAATGGGAATTAAGGTAAACATTTACCTTGAAGACTGGTCGAACGGTATGCGCAGTTCGAAAGACTACGTTCACTTTATGATTTCGAGCCTGAAAGACGAAAAGGTAGAGCGTTTTATGCTTCCCGATACGCTGGGCATCCTTGATCCGGACGAGACTTACGATTTCTGTCACGAAATGATCAAAAATTTTCCTGACGTTGAATTCGATTTTCATGCACACAATGACTACGACCTGGCCATTGCCAACGTTTTTCATGCAATGAAAGCTGGAATTCGTTGTGTACATACTACAGTTAACGGACTTGGCGAACGTGCCGGTAATGCTCCCCTATCGAGTGTTATTGCCACCATAAAAGATCACCTGAAAATGAAAACCGGCGTGAACGAAGCCCAACTAAATAAGGTTTCAAAACTGGTTGAATCATTTTCCGGCATTCGTATACCAACCAACAAACCATTGATTGGGGAATTTGTATTTACACAATGTAGCGGAATTCATGCCGATGGCGACAGCAAAAACAACCTTTATTTCAACGATTTGCTACCTGAACGTTTTGGTCGCACACGTCAGTACGCTTTGGGAAAAACTTCGGGGAAAGCCAACATCAAGAAGAACCTAAAAGATCTTGGCATTGAACTGGACAAAGATTCGCTTAAAAAAGTTACAGATAAAGTTATTGAGCTGGCCGATCATAAAGAAACCATTACCAGCGACGAACTTCCATACATTGTTGCCGATGTATTGGAAAATGACCTTTTTGAGCAGCACGTAAAAGTTGTCAACTACTCGATAAGTTACACCATGGGATTGCGTCCGATGGCCAACGTTTCGCTTGAGATTGATGGAAAAATTTACGAGGAATACAGTGATGGAGATGGACAGTATGATGCTTTTGTAAAAGCCTTACGCAAAATTTATGAGCGCCTCGACAAAGTATTCCCAAAACTGATCGACTATGTGGTAACCATTCCTCCGGGAGGAAACACCAATGCACTTGTTGAAACGGTTATTACCTGGCGTAACGATCACGAATTTAAGACCAAAGGTCTGCACCCCGATCAGAATGCTGCCGCAATTCTGGCAACTACAAGAATGTTAAACGTGATTGAAAACGAGTTTAACACCACAAAATTGGAAGAATTAAAAAACGAAAAATAA
- a CDS encoding 2-isopropylmalate synthase, translated as MSDRLYIFDTTLRDGEQVPGCQLNTVEKIEVAKALQELGVDVIEAGFPISSPGDFESVVEISKAVTWPTITALTRAVQKDIDVAAESLKYAKKGRIHTGIGTSDFHIYHKLNSNPDAIIERGVEAVKYAKKYVEDVEFYAEDAGRTENEYLARVIEAVIKAGATVVNIPDTTGYTLPHEFGAKIKYLMDNVPNIHKAIISTHCHNDLGMATANTVSGILNGARQAEVTINGIGERAGNTSLEEVVMTLKTHYKALGIETGVNTKKIFGTSRLVSTLMNMPVQPNKAVVGRNAFAHSSGIHQDGVLKNRENYEIMDPVEVGINESAILLTARSGRAALKHRLELLGFELDKEKLDEVYEEFLKLADKKKDIRDDDIALLVGDATRKEHRIKLEYLQVVTGKSLKPMATVILNISGEKFDATSDGNGPVDAAIKAVKKIIHRQVVIEEFLVQAITRGSDDIGKVHMQVEYQDSIYHGFGAHTDIITASVEAFLDAINKLPAAV; from the coding sequence ATGAGCGACAGACTTTACATTTTCGACACAACTTTGAGAGACGGTGAACAAGTCCCCGGTTGTCAGTTGAACACGGTAGAAAAGATTGAAGTTGCCAAAGCATTGCAAGAATTGGGAGTTGATGTAATTGAAGCAGGATTCCCTATTTCGAGCCCAGGCGATTTTGAATCGGTAGTAGAGATTTCGAAAGCGGTTACATGGCCAACAATTACAGCCTTAACCCGCGCAGTACAAAAAGATATTGATGTTGCAGCCGAATCACTCAAGTACGCCAAAAAAGGTCGTATTCACACCGGAATCGGAACATCTGACTTTCATATTTATCACAAACTCAACTCAAATCCCGATGCGATTATCGAGCGTGGTGTTGAGGCGGTGAAATACGCAAAAAAATACGTTGAAGATGTAGAGTTTTATGCTGAAGATGCAGGCCGTACTGAAAACGAGTACCTGGCTCGCGTTATAGAGGCAGTGATTAAAGCCGGTGCAACGGTTGTAAATATTCCGGATACTACCGGTTACACTTTGCCACACGAATTTGGTGCAAAAATCAAATACCTGATGGACAACGTGCCAAACATTCATAAAGCGATTATCTCAACGCACTGTCATAACGATTTGGGAATGGCAACTGCCAACACGGTTTCAGGAATTCTGAACGGTGCGCGTCAGGCTGAGGTTACCATTAACGGAATTGGCGAACGCGCCGGTAACACGTCACTTGAAGAAGTGGTAATGACATTGAAAACGCACTACAAAGCACTGGGAATTGAAACCGGCGTAAATACCAAGAAAATCTTCGGAACAAGCCGTTTGGTTTCAACATTAATGAATATGCCTGTTCAGCCGAACAAAGCAGTTGTTGGACGTAATGCTTTCGCACATTCGTCGGGTATTCACCAGGATGGCGTGTTGAAAAACCGCGAGAACTACGAGATCATGGATCCTGTAGAAGTGGGTATCAACGAATCGGCAATTTTATTGACCGCCCGCAGTGGTCGCGCCGCATTGAAACACCGTTTGGAGTTGTTGGGCTTCGAGTTGGATAAAGAAAAACTGGACGAAGTTTACGAAGAATTCTTAAAATTGGCCGACAAGAAAAAAGACATCCGCGACGACGATATCGCATTGTTGGTTGGCGATGCAACACGCAAAGAGCACCGCATTAAACTGGAATACCTGCAAGTGGTTACCGGCAAGAGCTTAAAACCAATGGCTACCGTTATTTTGAATATTTCGGGTGAGAAATTCGATGCCACTTCAGATGGAAACGGTCCTGTTGACGCAGCGATTAAAGCCGTTAAAAAGATCATTCACCGCCAGGTTGTTATCGAAGAATTCCTTGTTCAGGCGATTACCCGCGGAAGCGATGATATTGGTAAAGTTCACATGCAGGTGGAATATCAAGACTCGATATACCACGGATTTGGTGCACATACCGACATTATTACTGCTTCGGTTGAGGCCTTTTTGGATGCCATTAATAAATTGCCGGCTGCGGTATAA